The following coding sequences lie in one Metallumcola ferriviriculae genomic window:
- a CDS encoding NUDIX hydrolase, with amino-acid sequence MSLKEKTLAQKQIFQGNMISLRLDTVELPNGKESTREVVEHPGAVTILAYTEEKELLMVRQYRYPIAQETLELPAGKLDHQEDPARCAARELEEETGYKPGTVELLGTFYTSPGFSDEIMYLYRAENLEEGEQCCDEDEFVQVIKLFREEAVEKISKGEITDGKTITGILWPDQ; translated from the coding sequence TTGTCTTTAAAAGAAAAGACTCTCGCACAGAAGCAAATTTTTCAAGGAAATATGATTAGCCTCAGATTAGATACTGTGGAGCTGCCCAACGGCAAGGAATCCACCCGGGAGGTGGTGGAGCATCCCGGTGCTGTTACCATATTGGCCTATACCGAGGAAAAAGAGTTATTAATGGTGCGCCAGTATCGTTACCCGATCGCTCAAGAGACTCTGGAACTGCCCGCGGGAAAGCTAGACCACCAGGAAGACCCGGCTCGATGTGCGGCCAGAGAACTAGAGGAGGAGACGGGATATAAACCAGGCACAGTAGAATTGTTGGGTACGTTTTATACGTCCCCAGGGTTTTCCGATGAAATAATGTATCTCTATCGGGCGGAGAATCTGGAAGAAGGAGAGCAATGCTGTGACGAAGATGAATTTGTCCAGGTAATCAAGCTTTTTCGGGAAGAAGCAGTTGAAAAAATCAGCAAAGGAGAAATTACGGATGGTAAGACTATTACCGGCATTTTGTGGCCCGATCAATAA
- a CDS encoding DUF3866 family protein, translating into MICFSQGEVTAVMGHRPGVTEINIKLELGEAAAINYDLLTGTVAVGDLVLVNTTAVGLGLGSGGCHFVMANINNTGRESLRPGHIIKLRYTPNQVKVLAVEEPASPYYEEFRVSEDLGGMPVVLGLLHSMLPYAAAGIKAADSTLRVAYIMSDGGALPLGFSKMVPSLKHRGFLDGTVTIGHAFGGDLEAVNIYTGLLAARNVLKADVAVVTMGPGITGTGSTFGFSGMEQVSFIDTVDRLGGRPFVIPRLSMADPRPRHRGVSHHTLTVLDMVHSQATVVFPKLEDEWEEIQDDVEVIAQGHKVVEVDGMQAHHLLMKSNLKVNSMGREFEQDPAFFLAAGAAGILAGRRVAKSICGR; encoded by the coding sequence ATGATTTGCTTTAGTCAGGGTGAAGTGACAGCAGTTATGGGTCATCGACCGGGAGTAACAGAGATTAATATTAAATTGGAACTTGGTGAGGCTGCTGCAATAAACTATGACCTGCTCACTGGTACTGTAGCAGTGGGCGACTTAGTGCTTGTCAATACCACTGCCGTGGGACTTGGATTAGGCAGCGGCGGCTGTCATTTCGTCATGGCCAACATCAATAATACAGGTCGGGAGAGCTTGCGACCTGGGCATATTATAAAATTGCGGTATACCCCTAATCAGGTTAAAGTATTGGCGGTGGAAGAGCCTGCCAGCCCGTATTATGAGGAATTCAGAGTTTCTGAGGATTTGGGCGGCATGCCTGTGGTGTTAGGATTGCTGCACAGCATGCTTCCTTATGCTGCTGCCGGTATTAAAGCGGCTGACAGTACATTACGGGTTGCTTATATAATGAGCGACGGCGGGGCACTGCCTCTGGGCTTTAGCAAAATGGTACCAAGTCTCAAGCATAGGGGTTTTTTGGACGGAACTGTTACCATTGGGCATGCTTTTGGCGGTGATTTAGAGGCGGTCAACATTTATACGGGGCTGTTGGCAGCCAGGAATGTGCTGAAGGCCGATGTCGCTGTGGTTACCATGGGGCCGGGAATCACCGGTACGGGCAGCACCTTTGGTTTTAGCGGTATGGAACAGGTGTCTTTTATTGATACCGTAGACCGGTTGGGCGGCAGGCCTTTTGTTATTCCACGTCTTAGTATGGCCGATCCCAGACCAAGGCACCGGGGCGTCAGTCATCATACCCTTACAGTTCTTGATATGGTTCATTCCCAGGCAACCGTTGTATTCCCCAAACTAGAAGATGAATGGGAAGAAATCCAAGATGATGTAGAAGTAATTGCCCAAGGCCATAAGGTGGTTGAAGTTGACGGCATGCAGGCCCATCATTTACTGATGAAAAGTAATTTGAAAGTTAATTCTATGGGAAGAGAGTTCGAGCAAGATCCGGCGTTTTTTCTTGCGGCCGGTGCCGCCGGTATATTAGCCGGCCGCAGGGTGGCTAAGAGTATTTGCGGTCGCTAA
- a CDS encoding glycosyltransferase family 2 protein → MKDDVSVIIPAYNEAAVITATLNSLNSLPHIKEIVVVDDGSNDGTAEKAKAAGAQVIVQPFNKGKGAALTRGLQESLGEYICFLDADLGESAACAAKLYQPIKVGNADIAIAAFPPAKSKGGFGVVTNLARFGLRSFTGKEFQSPLSGQRAMSRGAAERLAPFADGFGVEVSFTIDAYRAGFRVIEIPVEMFHRETGRDWRGFYHRGRQCCHVARVFLEKARDRGRGFD, encoded by the coding sequence ATGAAGGACGATGTCTCTGTCATTATTCCTGCTTATAATGAAGCTGCTGTAATTACTGCCACGCTTAATTCCTTAAACAGCCTGCCGCATATCAAGGAAATTGTGGTGGTGGATGATGGGTCAAATGACGGGACCGCTGAAAAGGCTAAAGCTGCCGGTGCCCAGGTTATTGTGCAACCCTTCAATAAGGGGAAAGGTGCGGCGTTAACCAGGGGCTTACAGGAGTCATTGGGGGAGTATATTTGTTTCTTGGATGCCGATTTAGGGGAAAGTGCCGCATGCGCCGCCAAATTGTACCAGCCAATTAAAGTAGGTAACGCTGACATCGCTATCGCCGCATTTCCGCCTGCAAAATCTAAAGGCGGTTTTGGTGTTGTTACAAATTTGGCCCGGTTTGGCCTACGTTCTTTTACCGGCAAGGAATTTCAATCGCCGCTCTCGGGACAGCGGGCCATGAGTCGAGGGGCAGCAGAGAGGCTTGCACCCTTCGCGGACGGGTTTGGGGTTGAAGTTTCGTTTACCATTGATGCATATCGGGCAGGTTTCCGTGTAATAGAAATACCGGTAGAGATGTTTCACCGGGAAACGGGCCGGGACTGGCGGGGCTTTTACCATAGGGGCAGACAGTGCTGCCATGTAGCCAGGGTGTTTTTAGAGAAAGCTCGGGATAGGGGGCGGGGCTTTGACTGA
- the steA gene encoding putative cytokinetic ring protein SteA has product MRIRGKVRIDKKTKNLAKRLKPGDIAIIDHRDIDELAARSLLASKVKAVINLGQSISGRYPNQGPLLLVKSGVTLLDADSRRLVDMLSEGQVVEIQGSGIFLGEKQIATGTIHTVSSVTSQLKDSLGNYRNELTKFAKNTFDYAAREMDLLLDDLAVPPLPVDFNGRHALVVVRGHNYREDLGVIESYIRDVRPVLIGVDGGADALLDSGFKPHLIVGDMDSVSDAALKCNSTLIVHAYPDGRAPGMERLHQLGLTGHSIAAPGTSEDIAMLLAYQQGADLIVAVGSHSNVLDFLEKGRPGMASTMLTRMKIGPALVDAKGVSKLYRQQVKVGYVAQLMVAALVPITLIALAAPETFQIIRLMLIRLKFLFF; this is encoded by the coding sequence ATGCGAATTAGGGGAAAAGTTAGAATTGATAAAAAAACCAAAAACTTGGCCAAACGGTTGAAACCAGGTGATATCGCCATCATTGATCATCGCGATATTGATGAACTGGCGGCGCGAAGCTTATTAGCGTCTAAGGTCAAAGCGGTTATTAACCTAGGTCAGTCCATCAGCGGCCGATATCCTAATCAAGGTCCGCTATTATTGGTAAAGAGCGGGGTAACACTGTTGGATGCTGATAGTAGGCGGCTGGTTGATATGTTAAGTGAAGGACAGGTAGTAGAAATCCAGGGCAGCGGTATTTTCCTTGGGGAAAAGCAAATCGCCACCGGAACTATACATACTGTAAGTTCCGTTACCAGCCAATTGAAAGATAGTTTGGGCAATTATCGCAATGAGTTGACTAAATTTGCTAAAAATACTTTCGATTATGCTGCTAGAGAGATGGACTTATTGTTGGACGACCTGGCAGTTCCGCCACTACCGGTTGACTTTAATGGGCGTCATGCCCTGGTAGTGGTGCGTGGGCATAATTATCGGGAAGATTTAGGTGTGATCGAAAGCTATATCAGAGATGTTAGACCAGTGCTAATCGGGGTGGACGGCGGTGCCGATGCACTATTGGATTCTGGTTTTAAGCCGCATTTAATTGTCGGTGACATGGATAGTGTGTCCGACGCCGCGTTAAAGTGTAACTCCACATTGATTGTCCACGCTTATCCCGATGGTCGTGCCCCGGGAATGGAACGGCTTCACCAGCTGGGTCTAACTGGACATAGCATCGCGGCTCCTGGCACTAGTGAAGACATTGCCATGCTGTTAGCATATCAACAAGGAGCAGATTTAATAGTAGCCGTGGGCAGCCATTCTAATGTCTTGGATTTCCTCGAAAAAGGCCGCCCGGGTATGGCCAGCACGATGCTAACCAGGATGAAGATAGGCCCGGCCTTGGTGGATGCCAAAGGCGTTAGCAAATTATATCGGCAGCAGGTGAAAGTCGGCTATGTGGCGCAGCTGATGGTTGCAGCACTGGTGCCCATTACACTAATTGCTTTGGCAGCACCGGAAACTTTTCAAATAATTCGACTAATGCTGATACGGCTTAAATTTTTGTTTTTTTAA
- the spo0A gene encoding sporulation transcription factor Spo0A, translating into MNDSINVLIADDNKEFCNILQSYFAEQEDLSLVGTAFNGTEAIGLIQENEPDVVVLDIIMPHLDGIGVLEKLSSVDGKKPKVIILTALGQESMTQRSMQLGADYYILKPFDLDVLGTRIRQLANGMPSNENGVRGAFVKTRNLDVEVTKIIHQMGVPAHIKGYQYLRDAILFVIDEVNLLGAVTKELYPMIAKKYNTTPSRVERAIRHAIELAWDRGNVDMMNKFFGYTINVERGKPTNSEFIAMVADKLRIGKVS; encoded by the coding sequence ATGAATGATTCAATTAATGTCTTGATTGCAGACGATAACAAGGAGTTCTGCAATATTCTGCAAAGTTACTTTGCAGAGCAAGAAGATTTATCACTGGTAGGTACAGCTTTTAATGGGACGGAAGCGATAGGCCTAATCCAGGAAAACGAACCCGATGTAGTAGTGTTGGATATCATAATGCCTCATTTGGATGGGATTGGGGTGCTGGAGAAACTTTCCAGCGTTGATGGAAAAAAGCCTAAAGTAATCATCCTTACAGCTTTAGGACAGGAAAGCATGACTCAACGCTCCATGCAATTGGGTGCCGATTACTACATTCTTAAGCCTTTTGACCTGGATGTGCTGGGGACGCGCATTCGTCAGCTGGCAAATGGAATGCCTAGCAATGAAAATGGTGTCAGAGGCGCATTTGTAAAAACGCGCAATCTTGATGTGGAAGTGACAAAGATTATTCATCAAATGGGTGTACCTGCTCATATTAAAGGCTATCAATATTTGAGAGACGCTATTCTATTCGTGATTGATGAAGTTAATTTATTGGGTGCGGTGACCAAGGAATTATATCCTATGATTGCTAAGAAGTATAATACGACCCCAAGTCGGGTTGAAAGGGCTATCCGACATGCTATAGAATTGGCCTGGGATCGCGGTAATGTGGACATGATGAATAAGTTTTTTGGCTATACCATCAACGTAGAACGCGGCAAGCCCACCAATTCAGAATTTATCGCCATGGTGGCAGATAAGCTGAGAATCGGTAAGGTTAGTTAA
- the spoIVB gene encoding SpoIVB peptidase, with protein MQNFRKSTFLGLCLIFLMTTVSFTSQVRSFLTLPTQQRIPVGEQVRLDLDFPNEIMEKLSLDVRTETDGVLKIDGSEMISEKVLGFSQTWPVAIQPGKVKLNLKLFGIIPLRQMTVNVVAQNKVYPGGQSIGVMLQAQGVSIVGYSPVKGHDDRNHFPAKEAGVEIGDQIISINGVQVATDKEAARVIDKAGDSKLPVEMILKRNDRKIEVSIAPEYCKETERYRIGLFIRDSAAGVGTLTFFEPNSKTYGALGHVIIDAETNKQIDLGHGKVVSAAVHGIQQGKKGQPGEKIGIFQEKGIRGNIEKNTTVGIFGEMSKIPENPYFDSPLPVALVNQIQPGSATVYTVVDGNKIERFSIEIERVMPYNRIEGKGMVIRINDPKLLSITGGIIQGMSGSPIVQNGKLVGAVTHVFINDPTRGYAVPAEWMLNETESITKTRTISKIDPGFLHISRNS; from the coding sequence GTGCAGAATTTCAGAAAAAGCACGTTTTTAGGTTTGTGCTTGATATTTCTAATGACCACAGTTAGTTTTACGTCTCAGGTACGAAGTTTTCTAACCCTCCCCACCCAACAAAGAATTCCGGTCGGCGAACAAGTAAGACTGGATTTAGACTTTCCTAACGAGATCATGGAAAAGCTGAGCCTCGATGTCAGGACAGAAACTGACGGAGTGCTCAAAATCGATGGCAGCGAAATGATATCAGAAAAAGTGTTAGGTTTTTCTCAAACTTGGCCGGTGGCAATTCAACCGGGAAAAGTAAAGCTAAATTTAAAACTATTTGGTATAATTCCCTTGCGTCAAATGACAGTAAATGTAGTTGCCCAAAATAAAGTTTACCCTGGAGGCCAGTCTATTGGCGTGATGCTTCAAGCCCAGGGAGTATCCATTGTTGGGTATTCACCGGTAAAAGGGCACGATGACAGAAACCATTTTCCCGCTAAAGAAGCTGGTGTGGAAATAGGTGACCAAATAATCAGCATCAATGGTGTTCAGGTAGCTACAGACAAAGAAGCGGCTAGAGTTATTGATAAGGCCGGTGACAGCAAACTGCCGGTGGAAATGATATTGAAAAGAAATGACCGAAAAATTGAAGTATCTATTGCTCCCGAGTATTGCAAGGAAACAGAGCGCTATCGAATTGGACTGTTTATTCGAGACAGCGCTGCAGGAGTAGGTACACTCACCTTTTTTGAGCCGAATAGCAAGACCTACGGTGCCTTGGGCCATGTGATAATTGATGCAGAAACCAATAAACAGATTGACCTCGGGCATGGTAAAGTAGTATCAGCAGCGGTGCACGGTATTCAACAAGGAAAAAAAGGTCAGCCAGGTGAAAAAATAGGGATCTTTCAAGAAAAAGGTATTAGAGGAAATATAGAGAAGAACACTACGGTAGGTATATTTGGGGAAATGAGCAAAATACCAGAAAACCCTTATTTTGATAGTCCACTACCGGTTGCTTTGGTTAATCAAATTCAACCTGGTTCTGCAACGGTTTACACGGTAGTTGACGGAAACAAGATAGAAAGGTTTTCTATAGAAATTGAGCGGGTAATGCCGTACAATCGAATAGAAGGAAAGGGAATGGTAATTCGTATTAACGACCCGAAGCTTCTTTCCATTACTGGCGGCATAATCCAGGGAATGAGTGGTAGTCCCATAGTTCAAAATGGTAAGCTGGTTGGTGCGGTTACCCATGTATTTATTAACGATCCAACAAGAGGATATGCGGTACCTGCCGAATGGATGTTAAATGAGACAGAATCAATTACCAAAACCAGGACTATCAGCAAAATAGATCCTGGTTTTTTACATATTTCACGAAATTCGTAG
- the recN gene encoding DNA repair protein RecN, whose translation MLRELSVENFALIEQLHIEFTAGLNVLTGETGAGKSIIIDAVALLLGERASQTYIRTGADAAVVRGLFETTHLPEVKTLLSEMGLSRDEEDNLLLSREISAAGKNTCRVNGQAVTLAMYQRLGKILVDIHGQHDHQSLLIANTQKQLLDGFCGDELSAAVAEIGKVYLQWQETLKRLDDLEKKARDLAREEEFLQFQVTEIDKAQLSPGEEEELEAARRRLDGAEILLGSVEKVRALLYGNGAAKESAYDSVSQALADIRTMLKYDDSVTPMAETLEQMLYQIEECAAELRHYGEGMTLDPKQVEETENRLQLIRQLKRKYGGSIKEILAFRQEAAASLEELQFKNENKDFLRREAGNMEQHYTKLAQKISDLRHQGGETLAKHLGALWEDLGMEDTKFRVQIDQVLPGPDGRDTIEFIISPNPGEELKPLARIASGGEMSRIMLALKTVLAEIDQVPTLIFDEIDAGIGGETIGRVAEKLAAIGKHRQVLCVTHSPRIAAKARKHFAIKKQIASGRTITNISALKEEQRIAELTRMLGGNDLLTTQHAKNLLKK comes from the coding sequence ATGCTAAGAGAATTAAGCGTGGAGAATTTTGCCTTAATTGAACAATTACATATAGAATTTACAGCCGGATTGAATGTATTAACCGGTGAGACCGGAGCGGGCAAATCTATCATTATTGACGCTGTTGCTTTGTTATTGGGCGAAAGGGCGAGCCAAACATATATCCGCACTGGGGCTGATGCAGCTGTGGTGCGCGGTCTATTCGAAACGACACATCTGCCGGAGGTTAAAACGCTATTGTCCGAGATGGGTCTGTCTCGTGATGAAGAAGATAATTTGCTGCTGTCTAGGGAAATATCCGCGGCCGGCAAAAATACCTGTCGCGTCAACGGCCAGGCTGTTACACTTGCCATGTATCAGCGGCTGGGGAAAATTTTGGTGGATATCCACGGCCAACACGACCACCAGTCCCTCCTAATCGCCAACACGCAAAAACAGCTGTTGGATGGCTTTTGTGGCGATGAACTGAGTGCTGCGGTGGCGGAGATCGGTAAAGTATATTTGCAGTGGCAGGAAACACTGAAGCGGCTTGACGATTTAGAAAAAAAAGCCCGAGACTTGGCCCGGGAGGAAGAGTTTCTCCAATTCCAAGTGACGGAAATTGACAAGGCACAGTTATCGCCGGGTGAGGAAGAGGAATTAGAGGCCGCAAGGCGTCGCCTGGACGGAGCCGAAATACTGCTGGGTTCTGTAGAAAAGGTCCGTGCTCTGCTTTATGGAAACGGCGCTGCAAAGGAGAGTGCCTACGATTCGGTGAGCCAAGCGTTGGCAGACATTCGTACCATGTTAAAATATGATGATAGTGTCACTCCAATGGCGGAAACTTTGGAACAAATGCTTTACCAAATAGAAGAATGCGCAGCGGAGCTTCGGCATTATGGTGAGGGAATGACACTTGACCCGAAACAGGTGGAAGAGACAGAAAATAGACTACAGCTCATCAGGCAGCTTAAAAGAAAATATGGCGGCAGCATAAAAGAGATATTGGCTTTTAGGCAAGAAGCGGCCGCTTCTTTGGAAGAATTACAGTTTAAGAACGAAAACAAGGACTTTTTGCGCCGGGAAGCCGGCAATATGGAACAGCATTATACTAAACTGGCTCAAAAAATAAGCGATTTGCGTCATCAAGGCGGTGAGACATTAGCCAAACATCTCGGCGCCCTATGGGAAGATTTGGGTATGGAGGATACAAAGTTTCGGGTCCAAATCGACCAAGTTTTACCCGGCCCTGACGGGCGTGATACTATAGAGTTTATTATCTCGCCAAACCCCGGAGAAGAATTAAAACCGCTGGCGCGCATTGCATCCGGCGGGGAGATGTCTCGGATTATGCTGGCACTCAAGACGGTACTGGCAGAGATAGACCAAGTGCCTACGTTAATTTTTGACGAGATTGATGCAGGTATTGGTGGTGAGACCATTGGCCGGGTAGCCGAAAAATTGGCAGCTATCGGTAAACATCGCCAGGTGCTTTGCGTTACTCACAGCCCACGTATTGCAGCCAAGGCCCGAAAGCATTTTGCTATTAAAAAGCAGATTGCCAGCGGCCGCACAATCACTAATATTTCAGCTTTAAAAGAAGAACAACGAATTGCAGAGCTTACCAGAATGTTAGGCGGTAATGATCTGTTAACAACGCAGCATGCAAAAAATTTATTAAAAAAGTAG
- the argR gene encoding arginine repressor, with the protein MKARRQKKVMELIEQFEIETQEELVAVLRKDGYDITQATISRDIKELGLVKVPGGDKAYRYALPQEQRGGNYRLRLERLFRDSMISIDYSENLILVRTLPGTANAVASCLDHVAWKEVIGTVAGDDTILVIIKPKEAVGEILERFDSLLA; encoded by the coding sequence TTGAAAGCGCGGAGACAGAAAAAAGTTATGGAATTAATAGAACAATTCGAGATAGAAACTCAAGAAGAACTGGTAGCGGTATTGAGAAAGGATGGGTATGACATTACCCAGGCGACTATTTCTCGGGATATCAAAGAATTAGGTCTGGTTAAGGTGCCCGGTGGGGATAAGGCCTATCGTTATGCGCTGCCCCAGGAGCAAAGAGGCGGCAATTATCGCCTGCGACTGGAGCGATTATTCAGGGATTCGATGATATCCATCGATTACAGTGAAAACCTAATTTTAGTTCGTACTCTGCCTGGGACTGCCAATGCAGTGGCTTCCTGCCTGGACCATGTGGCGTGGAAAGAAGTTATCGGAACTGTGGCCGGTGACGATACTATTTTGGTGATTATTAAACCAAAAGAGGCAGTGGGTGAAATATTGGAACGTTTTGACAGCCTATTGGCGTAG
- a CDS encoding tRNA (mnm(5)s(2)U34)-methyltransferase, with amino-acid sequence MAKNRLFINAVQEAKRLMSQAVAIGDVCLDATCGNGHDTLFLANLVGAQGKVFAFDVQQMALDSTQKRLQLANVAERVSLINDGHQQMAEYVHEKIAGAMFNLGYLPGGNKGLVTKPNTTVAALDILTELMLPYGLITLVLYTGHPGGEEEAKKVTAWADALPQDGWDVISFSFPNRENNSPILLAIQKRGEQC; translated from the coding sequence GTGGCAAAAAATAGATTATTTATTAATGCGGTTCAAGAGGCAAAAAGATTGATGTCCCAGGCCGTGGCCATTGGTGATGTATGTCTTGACGCTACTTGTGGCAACGGACATGACACCCTTTTTTTAGCGAATCTGGTTGGTGCCCAGGGAAAAGTATTCGCTTTTGATGTTCAACAAATGGCCTTGGACAGCACCCAAAAACGCCTCCAGCTGGCCAATGTGGCTGAAAGGGTATCCTTGATAAATGACGGGCATCAGCAGATGGCAGAATATGTTCATGAGAAAATTGCCGGAGCCATGTTTAATCTTGGCTATTTACCGGGTGGTAACAAGGGATTGGTAACAAAGCCTAATACCACTGTTGCGGCCCTTGATATATTAACGGAGCTTATGCTCCCTTATGGTCTGATTACTTTAGTGCTTTATACCGGCCACCCCGGCGGTGAGGAGGAAGCCAAAAAGGTAACCGCTTGGGCGGATGCTTTGCCACAGGATGGGTGGGATGTGATTTCATTTAGCTTTCCCAATCGGGAGAATAACTCACCGATTTTACTGGCCATTCAGAAACGAGGTGAACAGTGTTGA
- a CDS encoding NAD(+)/NADH kinase, translated as MKVIGLIINAKKPRALEVAGEMITWLEKREVRLVLPLANAQLVGREELGLPEEEISSQADCILVLGGDGTLLNTARSVAPRQTPLLGINLGQLGFLTEIELPDLFQGLENYLEGNFTVEERMMLEARVLREGLVVDKFFGLNDIVVTKGAFSRMILLETYVGQHYHTTYPADGVIISSPTGSTAYSLSAGGPLVSPNVEVMVVTPICPHTLSARPLVLSSQETVRVVVRSAVAEVMLTVDGQHGFKLEESDEITIQRAPFTTKLVRLHGRGFYEVLREKLRGEDGRCGKK; from the coding sequence ATGAAAGTAATCGGATTGATAATAAATGCTAAAAAACCACGGGCGCTGGAAGTTGCGGGGGAAATGATTACCTGGCTGGAAAAGCGAGAAGTTCGACTTGTTTTACCGCTCGCTAACGCTCAGCTGGTGGGTCGGGAGGAATTGGGGCTGCCCGAAGAGGAAATAAGCAGTCAAGCCGATTGTATCTTGGTATTGGGCGGGGATGGAACCTTGCTTAATACTGCCCGCTCAGTGGCACCTAGACAAACACCGCTGCTAGGAATTAATCTAGGTCAGTTGGGGTTTCTTACAGAAATTGAACTGCCCGATCTGTTTCAGGGACTGGAAAATTACCTTGAGGGTAATTTTACCGTTGAAGAACGGATGATGCTGGAAGCCCGGGTTTTACGTGAGGGTCTTGTTGTAGATAAATTTTTTGGACTTAACGATATAGTTGTTACAAAAGGCGCTTTTTCCCGGATGATTTTATTAGAAACCTACGTTGGTCAACATTATCATACCACTTACCCAGCTGATGGTGTCATCATATCTTCACCGACCGGGTCTACGGCTTATTCTCTTTCTGCCGGCGGACCGTTGGTCAGCCCTAACGTAGAAGTGATGGTAGTAACACCAATTTGCCCCCATACTCTGTCTGCCCGGCCGCTGGTATTATCGTCTCAAGAGACAGTTCGGGTAGTGGTGCGTTCAGCAGTCGCGGAAGTTATGCTTACTGTAGACGGGCAGCACGGTTTTAAACTTGAAGAAAGTGACGAAATCACCATTCAAAGAGCGCCTTTTACCACCAAATTGGTGCGCTTGCATGGGCGTGGCTTTTACGAAGTACTGCGGGAAAAATTAAGAGGAGAGGACGGCCGCTGTGGCAAAAAATAG